A DNA window from Ictalurus punctatus breed USDA103 chromosome 11, Coco_2.0, whole genome shotgun sequence contains the following coding sequences:
- the her6 gene encoding hairy-related 6 isoform X2, translating into MPADMMEKNSSSPVAATPASMNTVPDKPKTASEHRKSSKPIMEKRRRARINESLGQLKTLILDALKKDSSRHSKLEKADILEMTVKHLRNMQRAQMTAALNADPTVLGKYRAGFSECMNEVTRFLSTCEGVNAEVRTRLLGHLANCMTQLNAMNYTAQAHAGPAPPPPTFGQPVVQIPGATHVPVPVSVPACKSAPPSGASPSDASKVYGGFQLVPATDGQFAFLIPSGAFTPGGPVIPVYASGAATPLSAAAASPREASLTSDSVWRPW; encoded by the exons atgcCTGCTGATATGATGGAAAAGAACTCGTCTTCCCCGGTGGCTGCGACCCCGGCGAGCATGAACACCGTCCCGGACAAACCCAAGACAGCCTCCGAGCACAGAAAG tcatcCAAACCCATCATGGAGAAAAGGAGACGAGCCAGGATCAACGAAAGCTTGGGTCAGCTCAAAACCCTCATCCTGGACGCTCTGAAAAAAGAC AGCTCCAGACACTCCAAGCTGGAGAAGGCGGATATCCTGGAGATGACCGTGAAGCACCTCAGGAACATGCAGCGCGCGCAGATGACCG CCGCTCTGAACGCGGACCCCACCGTGCTCGGCAAGTACCGCGCGGGCTTCAGCGAGTGCATGAACGAGGTGACGCGTTTTCTGTCCACGTGCGAGGGCGTGAACGCCGAGGTGCGCACGCGGCTGCTCGGACACCTGGCCAACTGCATGACCCAGCTGAACGCGATGAACTACACAGCGCAGGCGCACGCCGGACCCGCGCCGCCTCCTCCGACCTTCGGACAGCCCGTGGTGCAGATCCCCGGCGCGACGCACGTGCCCGTGCCCGTCTCGGTGCCGGCGTGTAAGAGCGCGCCTCCATCCGGCGCGTCGCCGTCTGACGCTTCCAAGGTGTACGGCGGCTTCCAGCTCGTCCCGGCTACAGACGGACAGTTTGCCTTCTTGATCCCCAGCGGCGCGTTCACCCCCGGCGGCCCCGTGATCCCGGTGTACGCGAGCGGCGCAGCCACGCCCCTCTCAGCAGCCGCCGCGTCTCCGCGCGAGGCCTCGCTCACTTCAGACTCTGTCTGGAGGCCTTGGTAG
- the her6 gene encoding hairy-related 6 isoform X1 → MPADMMEKNSSSPVAATPASMNTVPDKPKTASEHRKSSKPIMEKRRRARINESLGQLKTLILDALKKDRCFHPQSSRHSKLEKADILEMTVKHLRNMQRAQMTAALNADPTVLGKYRAGFSECMNEVTRFLSTCEGVNAEVRTRLLGHLANCMTQLNAMNYTAQAHAGPAPPPPTFGQPVVQIPGATHVPVPVSVPACKSAPPSGASPSDASKVYGGFQLVPATDGQFAFLIPSGAFTPGGPVIPVYASGAATPLSAAAASPREASLTSDSVWRPW, encoded by the exons atgcCTGCTGATATGATGGAAAAGAACTCGTCTTCCCCGGTGGCTGCGACCCCGGCGAGCATGAACACCGTCCCGGACAAACCCAAGACAGCCTCCGAGCACAGAAAG tcatcCAAACCCATCATGGAGAAAAGGAGACGAGCCAGGATCAACGAAAGCTTGGGTCAGCTCAAAACCCTCATCCTGGACGCTCTGAAAAAAGAC CGCTGTTTTCACCCACAGAGCTCCAGACACTCCAAGCTGGAGAAGGCGGATATCCTGGAGATGACCGTGAAGCACCTCAGGAACATGCAGCGCGCGCAGATGACCG CCGCTCTGAACGCGGACCCCACCGTGCTCGGCAAGTACCGCGCGGGCTTCAGCGAGTGCATGAACGAGGTGACGCGTTTTCTGTCCACGTGCGAGGGCGTGAACGCCGAGGTGCGCACGCGGCTGCTCGGACACCTGGCCAACTGCATGACCCAGCTGAACGCGATGAACTACACAGCGCAGGCGCACGCCGGACCCGCGCCGCCTCCTCCGACCTTCGGACAGCCCGTGGTGCAGATCCCCGGCGCGACGCACGTGCCCGTGCCCGTCTCGGTGCCGGCGTGTAAGAGCGCGCCTCCATCCGGCGCGTCGCCGTCTGACGCTTCCAAGGTGTACGGCGGCTTCCAGCTCGTCCCGGCTACAGACGGACAGTTTGCCTTCTTGATCCCCAGCGGCGCGTTCACCCCCGGCGGCCCCGTGATCCCGGTGTACGCGAGCGGCGCAGCCACGCCCCTCTCAGCAGCCGCCGCGTCTCCGCGCGAGGCCTCGCTCACTTCAGACTCTGTCTGGAGGCCTTGGTAG